Below is a genomic region from Carassius auratus strain Wakin chromosome 2, ASM336829v1, whole genome shotgun sequence.
GAGAGAAGGATGAAACCACAAAGAAGAAAGGGGAAAAGGGAGAAAAAGGAGAGAAAGGAGCATCCAAAAAAGAGGCGTTGGATGGAGGAAAAGGTAAAAAGGGAGGTGGAGAGAAAGGAGAAGAAAAAGGAGGTGGAGCCAAGGGCAGTGCAAAGAAGCCtgcaaaaaaatgaacatttagtgACCTTAATGGTGTGTGCTAAACTTTCACTAGCCAttttttaaccctttcgagtcgattaacgcatatatgcgttttgagtcattttcacctgataaccctgaaaagaacttaaattacactctcagttttaatcgtacagataagagcaatacatctatcgaatctgtaaagggtctagttttttttggatacagacataataacaaaaaacctttgtgcacttataaaataaagataacaaacaaggtgcgctgtctacagtctttatctccgctgatcgtcatgtacaaacattagattaaaatgaactgtaactccgtgaatactcaacgaagagacatgagagagatatctatagaaagcctggaatgtctacttttaaactaaacaagtgctgccgaaaacaaatattctgagataaagtaatccatatgaaaacaacgcaatgtctgtttttcatatctccgctcattatatctaatgtgaccacgcccccgcactgaacgcgctattcagattcaaactgaagcgcgcggcttgaatacgcccacacagaagaaaaagcagccagactattcttcaagtttttattttattttactgtttgcttcgcgatgagaggactaagacataattcaccccaaaaagatgtgatgtggttgaggatttgagaaatggatttcctcagaaaaaagaatgaagcactttattcagcagagatcataaacatgagtaagtctctttttatttatttgtactagttttcacataacgtgtaaacattttactagttagactttttccaaatactttttccaaactataattcctgactaaatgtataatcaagtgaaacattatgaagtttcaataacaatatacaatactataccattcaaaagcttgatgtaaataatataaatgtgacaaatagagataactctaacaaatgtaaaaacaatgcagttctttcgatttattccccctaaaaaaaacctgaaaaatattatcagctcttttcaacattaataataataataataatgataataaatggggtttatttggtagaaaataagattgttaaaaggatttctgaaggattgtgtgactagagaaaggatgccaaaaaatttgccctcagagtggcacagttgaatgagaggctcattatgcagctcattatgcagggctttgtcttctctggtgtaaatcacaatgatattcatgatagttgacgcctactcgcatatgacttttaccaacaaaaagtgttttagaaaatttaaatcaatatattgttttctgtgagtgagtaaacaagatgattttcacatcattcagattgaaaaattctaggctacaagctccagttctcaacttttccggcaaccaattttatgtatgtgttttattgccttattcaagtgatttaacatttttagtttttcactaaccatgcataacattttttttctcaaaaatacaatcatgtacatgcatgcatttcacatattattatagcccagtttgtgctgattacagtgatattagactttacccatttagatatttataagaaactgaaaaaagcacaaatgtcagggcatgacaaaacttctcaaggccccaaaaatacccttagactccagagggttaatatttgtttttttaagaaaatgtataaatgtacatttacagcacatttattgtaaattgtaaatatcGACAATAAATGATTTTCagttaattaaacattttcatttattttgcacaATACAGCACTAAATAATTCAACACTCGTGCACACAGAAAAGAAAGCTTGCATTTATGTAAAAgaacatttaaacaacaacaacaaaacaacaacatatttgaAACATTTGGGTCCACTGGTGAAGGAAAGCAAAtggtgacaattttcatttttgggtaaaatattcTTTGTTGCAATGAGTCAGAACATTTCTACTGGGGACGTGAATGATGGGATGTAATAAAACTATGTAATAAAAAGCACATGAGCAAAGCAGAGATAAACAGTTATTGAAAACAGTAAAGCAAGATCAGTTTCTTCTCTGATTGATCTGTCATAAAACCTCAATATTTAACAGAACTGCACATCCATCATTCAAGCAGTTTCCAAATCATTCACTGTTAATAGCTAAAACAAAGTCTGAAGTGTTATTGAGTACCAAAGCATAAAAAGTGCAAAAACAGatgaaatgttataaataatatagCTGAAAAGAAGTGATTACATttaacgataaaaaaaaaaaactgattgaaaAGTTGCTGTTTTGATCTGTCTGTCCTCAAATTAATGTTCAAACGTGTCATACAAAGACAAAGCAGAAtgcatatgtatgttttttttttttgtttaagtttatTTTGGTGAGCAAAGGATTGAAGtatataagtaaaaatataaataaaaaaatagctggaaatataaaaaagaaaagaaaagatctgATAAAACATATTTAGGCATATTGTTATTAAGTATTTGAGCATATGCACTACTGTATACTGAACTGCTAGCATATGACATCATGACCTTGATTACAGTCCTTTCATAGTCAAACCACATTccaaaatgtatgcaaatgaacATTTAGCTCATAACTGGATGGGCATTTTTATGCATTGTGTAAACACAACATTAACGTTTATACATAGAGTTATAAAAAGCAGCATTTTAATATCCATAACAGACCATGAGCCTCTAAACCTCTAATACTGACTTCAGTTAAATACCAACAAATTAAGGGTTAATTACCCATTTACACATTTGTTCTTCCttatggctatatatatatataaatatacacatatataaagatTTTCAGCTTCTCATATACAGTAATGTATGATGCATTTATGCTGAAATGATTGAATGGAATGTGAGGCAGTGGAGCATGAAGGCATAATAAAAGGCTTTTCAGGATCAAATCTAGATGAGTAAAATATGATGCTCATTCATTAACCAATAATGAAGTTAATGTCTAATAATGTACTGGTGAAGAATGGTGAAGAATAGAGAATAATTCCCTGATCAGATCATAGTGCTGCTGCTGATTGATTTACTCAGAATGATAGATATATTTTGTTCATCCATGGCCTGACACTTGAAATATATAGTctaaaaacaaaaccaataacaGAAAACACCAAACAAGGTATACTGGGGCTGCCAAAGGATATATTATTAGGCAATATAATTATTTCTTCATAAATGCATTATCAAAAACATAATATACTTAGTATATCTATGGTAATATTTGAGTCATTCCTACTGAATGCAAACTGTAATGATCTGTTAAGTATTTACTGTAGAGTTAAAGATGTGAATGCACACCTTTCCTTTAGTATTAAATGtctgctttagtataactcatcCTGCACTGTTTGTGCTTTGTATATGAATGATGGATATATTCATATGTGgcttgttattaatatttattgttttgcttttatacagtgttgggggtaatgcattacaagtaaagTGAACTATGAATCAGACTGTCACTATTAACTAGTAGCTTCTTATTTATTAGTAAAACCAATATAATCGGTAACTTTTTTAGGTAGTAATGCAAGattgcaatgcattacttttaaaagtatctttccccaacactgcttaaATATTACCAGACTATATGATGATTTTCCTCTTTGGATGAAAAAAATGGCCATTGAATTGCTTCCCACACAAATTAATGGTTTGCATTACAGAGATTTTGTGGtggactgttatttttttttataaatactattataaagTACTAGGATATGTTTGCTATAATAAACGGTTAATGCAATGGTTAAGGCAGCCAAAAAtgacaccaaaaaataaaatacagaaaatatgatCTTTTATGCTTAGTATGCACCTTATTTTTCAAAACGAAAGtaagctgttttctgtgaatgtgcgagacttcTGGTTACTTAGCCACTGTAGggaaccagtgtgttcataattaagataatacattcaaaaatatggtaaaacacaCCAAtctgcaatatcaagcagcagaaCCAGATGTTCTGTACAACCAAAAATAGCAGGAAGTCAgacaaattcaatttaaaatgtccACCTCCGGACTTACAGGGGGAAAAAAGATGAATAATAATAGTCTGGCCTCATAACAACATGCTTTGATGTTTCACCACTGGCAATAATACAAGCTTGTACTGTATAAATCTACACTGATTCAGAGGGAGTTCACTTTTGTTTTTCACTGTCAGactcatgaagaaaaaaagacagtCTGGCAAAATTTGGCAAATCTGCTGAATAAACGCGTAGATAAACGAGACAGTCTCTCAAAGTCTTAGAGACATAGAAATATCACATTCTACTAACAAAGACCTGCTATCATAACACAAAGAGTGTCCCTACTGGCAGTTGCATctgtaaataacattatattaaaaacatttttatatatatcatgaGTATCTTATTTACAATTCACGGCCCACAGTGCCATATATTTCATGTAACTTGATCCTGAAGCAAGCTCACCGTTCTTCATTTAAGGAGGTGATGTGACAACCTGAAAGCACCCGCGTTGTATGTTCACAGTTTAAAACCAAAATGTGTTGTCCTCCTCTGAATGCTGCTGATGAAGATGGCTTGAAAGTCTTGAAAGAACTTGTGGCTCATTTAAAAGACACGGATCAAATCTGGTCCATTAGGTCAGACACCGTGTCTCCAACTGTACATCTGAGAAGGTCCCACAACGCAGATTGTGAGGAAATCCTGAGAAACATGGTCTTTATTAAGGTTTGTGAAGTCACATGACCGTTTCTCTTTCCTCCTCCACCACCGGGATGGTTTTTTCCACTTGGAAGCTCTTTGAAGGTTCTTCCTCTTGTGTATGGAGCTCGTGACCCGAGGACGGGATTGAGTTCTCAGAGACCGAGCCGTTCTTCACGTATCCCGGGAGGTTTCGGTGGCCGTTGAGGGAGACGGGCCCCAGACGGCTGGTGAGGTGCAGGGCCAGAGGGCCCCGTGCGGTCACATTAGTGACGCTGGTGTGAGACACCATGGGTCCATAGCTGTACGTGTTACTGCCACTCCGGGCTTTTCTCTTGAAGTCCAGAGCGAGCGTCCTCCGACTCCAGGACTTCTTGATCTCTGCTTGGACCTAACGAGTGATCAAAAGAGAATATATGTGAGTACATGATTCTAAAAACTAAAGCActtgtaattaattacattttaaaatactcgtaatcaaattacttatgtttttttattgattgcatGATTAAATATTCACACGACTGAGATAAATGATTCATAATTTATCGATTCGCCCTAAAGACAAGTCACTGTCTAATTCATTCAGATTCTAAGGTGTTTTCTCAACATTTCAACATTGCATAAACTACTGATGAGCATTTTAAtggttatttgaattattattcagTGGGTTatttaaacatgtattattataccTTTCGAAGGCTTTTGGCTTTCAgatatattaaaatgcacaaattcacataatttacatgtaATACAGGTATTTCCAatttgatttcatatatttttattttttcatataaactATTTTCTTGACTTGCATCTGAAAAGTAAGACATTTGCATGTTCAGGTTTGCTGACGTTGTTTAATGGTCACATCACAtccaggtaaacaaataaaatatttaatcgcTTTTAGTAAGTTTTATTTGActcattgttcttttttttttttaatgtttacatcaaaatgttacatttttatgactgaattaaattaaaatggtaCAACATTATCCTAATGAAATCAATTTGACAAGTGAGATAGGTCAAAAGTATAgtcttattatattaattatattattataatgatattaaatgaaatgtaatgcaaaaaaagtgttttctctAAGGTTCATATTCTGGTCAAGACTTGCGAGTTTTCTTCTGGAAATAGGAGATACACAATCTTGCCATTTTTAAGCTACGCATAACTGCTTCTTCACAGTCCTTTAAATCAGCCCATTCATTCTCATTAATGTTCTTGAAAACAGCAACCGCAAAAGTATGTACATAAATACGGCCAAAAAATGAGTGCATCAAAAGCCCTCCTGTGTGCcattgatcaaacaaatgctcccatcaaataaatatagctatTAACAACAATGCACTTAAATCACCAGTGAATACAGTACACCATGAGCcagagaaagagaacaaaaaaggTCAAATGTTAGTTAGTTTAGAATTAGCTGGGAAAGTGCATGATATTGTAAGGTCAAGATTTGTatgattactttatttattgCATCAGTAACACTGCAATATTTACATGAACACATTATTTAACATAAACTaagaataattgtatatatttttactacTTTAGTTATGAAATGTATACACATagcaattaattgtaatattaaaatgatgttggatcattaataatgaaatactatAATCTAACAAtggagagatatatatatatatataaaatattcaaggGCGTTACAAACGTTATGTTATGGGTTGGGGGTTGGTTAagagaatatataaaataaatgaaacaattaaaGCAGTAAATCATTTCTGAAAATTAATAATGCAAATTCAGAATTTAATAGTAAGTGCAATAaaattgtataaagtgctattaCTAACATAAGACTAGGGTCCTGAAGCCGCAGCTCTGGTATTACAGGTTCatgctgtttaaataaaacacagactGAGCTAGCAGACTGTCCAGACACAAGCAGAGTGATGAAACCAATTATCTGCCAGCGTTTTAGGACACAGAAACTAGAGTATTTAAAAGTATTCATTCTTACCTCTCCATTGCAGAAGCAATATATAATTGCAACAAAGAATCCCTGGAAAACAGAGCATCAATATAAAGATACTAGTTAAAGCAACATACTTTGGTGTCGATGCTTTGGTGCAATGTCTTCATGTGTTTTGAAATATTACCTGGAATGAGTTAAAGAGCATTTCATAATGCATCTGGATTTGCCACGGCACCCCAGACACTTCTGTATAGGGCATTGCCATGAACACAATGTAGTGAACCCCAAAGAGCGGCATTAGGACCAGCGTCGATTTTAACAGCTTTCTGTGGGATAAAAAGATAAAGAACCcaactatatttaaatattcaatactgttcaaaagttcaaaaagtcaatttttcatatatatttttttcttttcaactgacacttttattcagtaaggattcattaaattaatcagaAATAACATTATAGGAATTATTaggaaggtgcaaaaaaaaagtgtggttTCAATttcagcaaatatatattttttcttactgtagtttcgatcaaataaatgcagccatgatgaACATCAATCTTACACAATCTTACCTATACTGTTGTCTGGTGTCACATCTTCCTGCATTTGTTTCTCTAAGTTTGGTTGCCAAGACTCTGATTATATTCAGGAACAACAAAAAATTGACCTTTGGGGAAAAAGTATATGCGCTTATTAATGCATCAAAATAAAGACATACTGTATCTAATAGACACATGATATAACTGCATTAACAAATTATTCTTACAATGTATTCACATTCatggaataaatataatatttgcaatttaaaacacatgaatgaatcaaatgaagCTCAACATAACTAAAATTGTACACACTTAATTCTAAAGAATTCTAAAGAATTCTGTCTAAATAAGTGCCTACTTAtgaatttctttgtcatttttattcatggAAACTTACAACAATTGCTGTCAAAATAGGGATCTGCACAATCCATTTAAGATTTCCTGCACTTAAATCCCAGCACCTGTAGATCATAAACCAGACAAGAGAAGCTCAATCCAGACatgctattaatatttaatatatagtatACAAAGATActgttttcttttgcaaaacatcCTGCATGTGCATACATTATTTACCATGTAgagaatattttatttgttcCACAGGCTGAATTAATATTGCATTCCTGTATAAATGCACACATGGCAGTATTGGCAAACAGATTGAAGCACAAACACTCACTCAGTGTCAGCAAGAGTGGCTCTCACACTGGCCCAGATGGTTACAAACATCGCAGGAACACCTGTTTAATGAAACCTTTAGTGACCTTCACTCTCAAATGGCTACATGCAGAAGAACCTCAGtgctttttaaatgaataaactaaTACATAATTTTATTAGAAGTACTGgcccagcagaaaaaaaataaacaaacaacaagaacATCCTATAGTTGATCCCCGGCTCTGAAGCACTGGTTTAAGCAACATAGAAGTGGCTTAGCTGCACAGCATCCACATTGTATGCGCTGTGCATGTACAACTTTTCCGCACAGTGTGTACAATGCAGGAGCCGTGGAGTCCAAATTATATCcacaaatacagacacatttgCTGTGGTCTCTAAAGGATATTGCGCATGTAACAATTAGCATTACCTCAATGCAACTCTTGCCATTGTagaaaaagtcaaattaaaaatcTGTTTGATGTACCGATTGACATCTAATTTCTGGAGAAGATGTCCATTGGAAGCACTGATTAAATATGTTGGATGATTTGGTGGAGCCAGAAGATTTGGTGGTGATTTTCTGTAGCCAGAAGCCGAATAATTATGCCCTAGTGTTGTGTATTGGGCACGAGTCTACATGATTGTTAACTCACCCCAGCCAATCAGAGTAAAGCCCCAAAGGTACTTCCTGTCTGAGAAGAAGGTCATGAAGATAAGGCTGTGCAGGTACAGGCCTTCCACCAGAATCCAGAAATAATTAGTCGCCAAGAAGTACAAGAAGAGAGTCACAGCCATCTTGCAGCCAATCTTAAAGGGTAAAGTAAAATCGATTCAGCACATATTGATTGGAAGCATGCGTTCTTATTTCACCTTTTGAGGTACAAGCTATATGAAACTTGActcaccctaaaaaaaaaatcaacatttgtaGTTTATAGAGAAGGACCATTTATAACAAGCTTTGAAAGATAATGTGAGTGGTTACCTCTTGAGATGAGGAGACGAGATGTGGCGTCAGTAGCTAGAGCTATTGGAAACTACCTTTCTCCAAAAAAGTCTTGTTGAATCACGTCAATgtctcacacttgcaaacaaagTCAACTCTCAGCCTATATAGAGTgccactttagtttggggaccagttctcactattccccaactattaactatgacttttgatCAGTGATGTGGAAGacggcatttaaaaaaagaatatttggcACATGCCATTGGCCAGTGTGAGACACTGGTGTGATTCAATAAGGCATCagtattttgggggaaaaaaatataggGCATACccccaaatatttattatatcctGGTCTCTGAAAATGGCTTGGGACTAgaagtgcacgataaatatcggccgataattaatgagcatagagcagctgttactacacagagccattgtttaCTAACAAGCTGTGCAAATACAAGTTCATTATCAGTGTGGAgttgtgcatcttctcagttaacaacggctctgtgtagtaatagCTGCTctatgcgcattaattatcggccgatatttatcgtgcacccctacttGGCACCTATATTCATGCCCAATTAGAATATCCATAATCCTTCCTGTTACTGGGTATGAGTAACTACCATAGTTACTGTAATAGTCTTAATTATCTTTAATTAAAAGGGAAATTAATTTAATCTTCATTAAGCTTAATTGAAAACCCTGTTTCCTGGTTACGCACATATGTGGAAATTATAGGAGCATCTCAGTGGCAAATCAACAACAAAAGGCTTTAGAGGATAGCGATGCTCCCAAACTACTACTATGGCATCAACACGGTGTGAGATTTCTCTGTTATGGACTTCACTGTATGACAGTATGTGTGCTGCACTTACAAACTTGGTTTTGTTGGCAGGAGGGGCTTCTGTGATGGATTTGAGATCTTCCACAGTGATGTTCTCCATTTCCTGCAGCGCGGCACCCGAGTACAACACCACGTCTTTCACAAATATACTAATGGCCCTCAACATGAACGATACAAACAAGTGCATGTGGATGTAGTTTCTGGTGCAGTGAAGCCGTCTGGAAAATAACAGATTCAAAAGAGAAATGAGGTAAAACAAGGGTGATTAGtatctgtataatgacatgggtatgacacaggtattacaaggagagggtgacttatgaggacataacccatgtccccatttttcaaaacacttataaatcatacagaatgagtttttttttgagaaagtaaaaatgcacaaagtttcctgtgagggttagggttaggtgtagggccatagaatatacagtttgtacagtataaaaaccattacacctatgggatgaacccacttttcacaaaaacaaacgtgtgtgtgtttagctgcTATCCAATGCCCTTTCACAGAGTCTAGAACAACAATGCTCATCTTAATTAGAGCCAGATGAGTCTTCAGATGACTGTAACACAATTTTTGGATTTAAAAGGTTCAGAAAACGCGAATGTTGAAAATGTAGGGCTCAAAAAGTAAgctataaaaacaaaattgtaagCATGTGTTCCCAAATTCCCTTCAGTTTGTCTACACTCTCTCAAACTAGTTTGACCGGAGCAAGTCTATTAAGTAAAATATCATCCAGATTTGTTGCAGTCCTCTGAAAGAAATGATATAGCAGACTGATCACATCAATGTAATATTTACATAACAGCTGCCAATATGTATAAATCGACACACCTCTACCTAATGATAACCACGTACCaataatacatacatgttttagTTGTAATATACTATtgtatgtataatttttaaaGTTCCAACTCAAACTCAATTCAATATTCAGTTAACCTAAAATGACTAATAAACATTTGGACATTTCTTCCAGTATTTGTGAAAAAGATTGCATTATGATACTGCCAACAAACTGTATCCAT
It encodes:
- the LOC113039892 gene encoding parathyroid hormone/parathyroid hormone-related peptide receptor-like; the encoded protein is MQRNKTRAGERDWEQFESSCRSVTRRKHHRNPIQAHINLREIVGMGATLIVITLGFVFCGTLLSFVYGLVDADDVLTKEEQISLLLIARRKCEQGIKSKHKITEGYCIPEWDGIVCWPEGLPGRMVSTACPDYMHDFDHKGHAYRRCDINGTWELASNNNKTWANYTECAKFLPHYNYSQEREVFDRLYLIYTVGYSISLGSLMVATVILGYFRRLHCTRNYIHMHLFVSFMLRAISIFVKDVVLYSGAALQEMENITVEDLKSITEAPPANKTKFIGCKMAVTLFLYFLATNYFWILVEGLYLHSLIFMTFFSDRKYLWGFTLIGWGVPAMFVTIWASVRATLADTECWDLSAGNLKWIVQIPILTAIVVNFLLFLNIIRVLATKLRETNAGRCDTRQQYRKLLKSTLVLMPLFGVHYIVFMAMPYTEVSGVPWQIQMHYEMLFNSFQGFFVAIIYCFCNGEVQAEIKKSWSRRTLALDFKRKARSGSNTYSYGPMVSHTSVTNVTARGPLALHLTSRLGPVSLNGHRNLPGYVKNGSVSENSIPSSGHELHTQEEEPSKSFQVEKTIPVVEEERETVM